One genomic region from Anaerolineae bacterium encodes:
- a CDS encoding DUF3341 domain-containing protein, with translation MNERAPKRNLFGVIARFEEAGDLLVAAKRAYAAGYRQLDAYTPFPVHGLSEALGLDKQPNFVPYLVLLGAIFGGLAGYMLQYYTSVIAYPLNIGSRPLNSWPAFMVITFEGAVLMAAVAGVLGMLFLNKLPMPYHPVFNTPNFNRASRDAFFLCVLATDPRFDEQETGAFLKSLHPSAVHAVEQGDTEIYD, from the coding sequence ATGAACGAACGCGCCCCAAAACGTAATCTGTTTGGCGTTATCGCCCGGTTTGAAGAAGCCGGCGACCTGCTCGTGGCGGCAAAGCGGGCTTATGCTGCCGGATATCGCCAGCTAGATGCCTATACCCCCTTCCCGGTGCATGGCCTGTCGGAGGCGCTGGGCCTGGACAAGCAGCCAAATTTTGTGCCTTACCTGGTGTTGTTGGGCGCAATTTTTGGCGGCCTGGCGGGGTATATGTTGCAATATTACACCTCGGTGATAGCTTATCCGCTGAACATCGGCAGCCGCCCGCTTAATAGCTGGCCCGCGTTTATGGTGATAACCTTTGAAGGAGCCGTGTTGATGGCGGCGGTGGCCGGGGTATTGGGGATGTTGTTTTTGAACAAGCTGCCCATGCCCTACCACCCGGTGTTCAACACGCCAAACTTTAACCGGGCTTCCCGCGACGCTTTTTTCCTGTGCGTGCTGGCCACCGACCCCCGGTTTGACGAGCAAGAAACCGGGGCGTTTTTGAAAAGCCTGCACCCCAGCGCCGTGCATGCCGTTGAGCAGGGAGATACAGAGATTTACGATTGA
- a CDS encoding cytochrome c has translation MIKAKLTLAILSLVVLSLFLTGCDLVPLHMRDQPKYGPLEESRFFPNEMAARPVPAHTIPRGKWGRMMLNEHLYTGQIEGEFTGTFPMPVTPALMARGQDRYNIYCSPCHDRAGYGNGMIVQRGFQQPSSFHIDRLREQPAGYYYDAIANGFGAMYSYGARLDPQDRWAVVAYIRALQRSQNATPDDVPESEQPKLE, from the coding sequence ATGATTAAAGCTAAACTCACTCTGGCCATCCTGTCCCTGGTTGTTTTGAGCCTTTTTTTAACCGGCTGCGACCTGGTGCCGCTGCACATGCGCGACCAGCCTAAATACGGCCCTTTGGAAGAAAGCCGGTTTTTTCCCAATGAAATGGCGGCCCGGCCCGTTCCGGCCCATACCATTCCCCGGGGGAAATGGGGCCGCATGATGCTCAACGAACATCTTTACACGGGCCAAATTGAGGGGGAATTTACCGGCACCTTCCCGATGCCGGTTACGCCGGCCTTGATGGCGCGAGGGCAGGATCGCTACAACATCTATTGCTCGCCCTGCCACGACCGCGCCGGCTACGGTAACGGCATGATTGTGCAGCGCGGTTTTCAACAGCCGTCCTCGTTCCACATTGACCGGCTGCGGGAACAGCCCGCGGGTTATTATTACGACGCTATTGCCAACGGCTTTGGGGCCATGTACAGCTACGGCGCCCGGCTTGACCCGCAAGATCGTTGGGCCGTAGTGGCCTACATCCGGGCCTTGCAGCGTAGCCAAAACGCCACGCCGGATGACGTGCCGGAGTCGGAACAACCCAAGTTAGAATAG
- the nrfD gene encoding polysulfide reductase NrfD, with translation MALGHAEKPGQIQEIPLLQPGHSYGTITDKISEVVLRLRTPLGWFIGFGVGAVLFTVFLVSVGVLFAYGVGIWGINIPVGWGTAIVMLIWWIGIGHAGTLISAILFLFRQQWRTSINRFAEAMTLFAVSCAGLFPILHLGRPWVMYWIMPYPNTFGLWPQFRSPLSWDVFAITAYATTSVLFWFVGLIPDLAALRDKATFKPLQYFYGMLAMGWRGSARHWHHYNSLYLLLAAIATPLVVSVHTVISFDFAISVMPGWHTTVFPPYFVAGAIFSGFAMVITLTIPIRKIFKMEDFITLRHFDLMAKVMLATGLLVVYGYLTEAFTAWYSGNQYELYLLKNRLLGPYAPVVYALIFCNAVTVQLLWFKKIRTNLVLLFIISIIINIGMYLERFMIIVISLSREYLPSSWTLFTPTQWDWGIIFGSLGLFLVLLFLFVRTLPMISIFEVRELLHQTQEGETHPA, from the coding sequence ATGGCCCTTGGACATGCTGAAAAACCCGGCCAAATTCAGGAAATTCCCCTGCTTCAGCCGGGACACAGCTACGGTACTATCACCGACAAAATTAGCGAAGTGGTGCTGCGGCTACGCACGCCCCTGGGTTGGTTTATTGGCTTTGGCGTGGGCGCAGTTCTGTTTACCGTTTTTTTGGTGAGCGTGGGCGTTTTGTTTGCGTATGGTGTGGGTATTTGGGGCATTAACATTCCGGTGGGCTGGGGCACGGCCATTGTGATGCTGATCTGGTGGATTGGAATTGGCCACGCCGGCACACTCATTTCGGCCATTCTATTTTTATTCCGGCAGCAGTGGCGCACTTCTATCAACCGTTTTGCCGAGGCCATGACCTTGTTTGCCGTGTCCTGCGCCGGTTTGTTCCCTATTCTGCACCTGGGCCGGCCCTGGGTGATGTACTGGATCATGCCGTATCCCAATACCTTTGGCCTGTGGCCCCAGTTTCGCAGCCCCCTGTCTTGGGACGTGTTTGCCATTACGGCCTACGCCACCACCTCGGTCTTGTTCTGGTTTGTCGGCCTGATCCCGGACCTGGCCGCGCTGCGCGATAAGGCCACCTTTAAACCGCTTCAATATTTTTACGGCATGCTGGCTATGGGTTGGCGTGGCTCGGCCCGCCACTGGCACCATTACAACTCGCTCTATTTGCTGCTGGCGGCCATTGCCACGCCGCTGGTGGTGTCGGTGCATACGGTGATCAGTTTTGATTTTGCCATCTCGGTGATGCCGGGCTGGCACACCACCGTTTTTCCGCCCTACTTTGTGGCCGGGGCCATCTTTTCCGGGTTTGCCATGGTCATCACCCTGACCATTCCCATCCGTAAAATCTTCAAAATGGAAGACTTTATCACCCTGCGCCATTTTGACCTGATGGCCAAGGTGATGCTGGCCACCGGCTTGCTGGTTGTATACGGCTACCTCACCGAAGCCTTCACCGCCTGGTACAGCGGCAACCAATATGAATTGTACCTGCTCAAAAATCGGTTGTTGGGGCCTTACGCGCCGGTGGTGTATGCCTTGATCTTTTGTAACGCGGTTACAGTTCAACTTCTGTGGTTCAAAAAAATCAGAACCAATCTGGTTCTGTTGTTCATCATTTCAATCATTATCAATATTGGCATGTACTTGGAACGTTTTATGATCATTGTCATCAGCCTGAGCCGCGAGTACTTGCCTTCGTCCTGGACGTTGTTCACGCCCACGCAGTGGGATTGGGGGATTATATTTGGCTCGTTAGGACTGTTTCTGGTGCTGCTCTTTTTATTTGTGCGCACGCTGCCGATGATTTCAATTTTTGAAGTGCGAGAGTTGTTGCATCAAACCCAAGAGGGCGAAACTCACCCGGCCTGA
- a CDS encoding TAT-variant-translocated molybdopterin oxidoreductase has product MTFMRKNFDIPSLRQRLAGLNGPKYWRCLEEIAETEAFQDFLKREFPQGADQWPNPVSRRNFLKLMGASLALGGLTACTGGLPEKIVPYVDPPEAIVPGGKPLFFATAMPLGGLALGLLAESHQGRPTKLEGNPDHPASLGATNTFAQASVLELYDPDRAQIITQAGAAGNWTAFISALNGALEQQRSANGAGLRLLTETVTSPTLANQMQAVLGQFPQAQWHQYEPINRDNPRQGALMAFGRDVNPVYHFDRAEVVLSLEADFLGANPAGVRYAHDFSQKRRVRAGRPEMNRLYAIESTPTVTGAMADHHRPVRPSQVAGVILALAAAVGLNLPGAETELNDVPPAWISALANDLQAHRGSSLILAGNGQSPLAHALSHALNQELGNVGQTVVYTDPPEANPVNQGESLRELVGAMNNGQVDMLLILGANPVYNAPADLNFAEALLKVGFSVHLGLHQDETAALCQWHVPARHYLESWGDALAFDGTVTLMQPLVEPLYADSRSAQQLLAALLGQSDLTDYDIVHHYWAGQVTDGFETFWKQARHDGLIVNTALPAIAVTVDLAAVQTAAQTPPRQVSALELVFRPDPTVWDGRFANNGWLQELPKPLTKLTWDNAAFVSPATAERLGLSPEEVVELIYNGRTVQAPVWVMPGQANETVTLHLGYGREQVGRVGNGIGVNAYALRTAAAPWAGSGLQIRATGQQYRLATTQMHYNMEGRDPVRAGTLDLFKEDPQFPQHMAHEAPEISLMPQYDYDSYAWGMVVDLNVCNGCNACVAACQAENNIPIVGKEQVLVSREMHWIRVDTYFEGNLDNPTPYHQPMLCQHCEQAPCEVVCPVGATVHDHEGLNVMVYNRCIGTRYCSNNCPYKVRRYNFLQFSDQETETLKMQRNPDVTVRVRGVMEKCSYCVQRISHARIEAKKEGRRLEDGEVVTACQAACPTHAIVFGDVNDPNSRVSQLKAEPHHYGVLTELGTRPRTTYLAKLKNPNPELEG; this is encoded by the coding sequence ATGACTTTCATGAGAAAGAATTTTGACATCCCCTCCCTGCGCCAACGCCTGGCCGGTTTGAACGGCCCCAAATATTGGCGCTGTCTGGAAGAAATTGCCGAAACCGAAGCCTTTCAAGATTTTTTAAAGCGCGAATTTCCGCAGGGGGCCGACCAGTGGCCCAACCCGGTCAGCCGCCGCAACTTTTTAAAACTCATGGGCGCCTCGCTGGCCTTAGGCGGTTTGACCGCCTGCACCGGGGGCCTCCCCGAAAAAATTGTGCCTTACGTTGACCCCCCCGAAGCGATTGTGCCCGGCGGTAAACCCTTATTTTTTGCCACGGCTATGCCCCTGGGCGGCCTGGCCCTGGGCCTGCTGGCCGAAAGTCACCAGGGCCGCCCCACCAAGCTGGAGGGCAACCCCGATCATCCGGCCAGCCTGGGCGCAACCAATACGTTTGCCCAGGCCTCGGTGCTGGAGTTATACGATCCTGACCGCGCCCAGATAATCACCCAAGCCGGTGCCGCCGGCAACTGGACGGCCTTCATCTCCGCCTTAAACGGGGCGCTGGAACAGCAGCGCAGCGCCAACGGCGCGGGGCTGCGGCTGCTCACCGAAACCGTCACTTCACCCACTTTAGCCAACCAAATGCAAGCCGTTTTGGGCCAATTTCCCCAGGCCCAATGGCACCAGTACGAGCCAATCAACCGGGACAATCCCCGCCAGGGCGCGCTCATGGCCTTTGGCCGGGACGTAAATCCGGTTTATCACTTTGACCGGGCCGAGGTGGTGCTTTCGCTTGAGGCCGATTTTTTGGGGGCCAACCCGGCCGGCGTTCGCTACGCCCATGATTTTAGCCAAAAACGCCGCGTCCGGGCCGGCCGGCCGGAGATGAACCGGCTGTACGCCATAGAAAGTACCCCCACCGTTACCGGCGCTATGGCCGACCATCATCGGCCCGTGCGGCCCAGCCAGGTGGCAGGCGTGATCTTGGCGCTGGCTGCCGCTGTGGGCCTTAACCTGCCCGGCGCTGAAACCGAGTTAAACGATGTTCCCCCGGCATGGATATCGGCCCTGGCCAACGACCTGCAAGCCCATCGGGGCAGCAGCCTGATCTTGGCCGGCAACGGCCAATCACCGTTGGCCCACGCCTTAAGCCATGCCCTTAACCAAGAACTGGGCAATGTTGGTCAAACTGTGGTCTACACCGACCCGCCGGAGGCCAACCCCGTAAACCAGGGCGAATCGCTGCGGGAGTTGGTGGGCGCGATGAACAACGGGCAGGTTGACATGCTGCTCATCCTTGGCGCCAATCCCGTTTACAACGCTCCGGCAGACCTTAATTTTGCCGAGGCGTTGTTGAAGGTGGGCTTCAGTGTTCATTTGGGGCTGCACCAAGATGAAACTGCCGCCTTGTGTCAATGGCACGTTCCGGCCCGCCATTATCTGGAATCCTGGGGCGATGCCCTGGCCTTTGACGGCACAGTAACCCTGATGCAGCCCCTGGTTGAGCCGCTGTACGCCGACAGCCGCTCGGCCCAACAACTACTGGCCGCGTTGCTAGGCCAAAGCGACCTGACCGACTACGATATTGTGCATCACTACTGGGCCGGCCAAGTTACGGACGGCTTTGAAACATTTTGGAAACAGGCCCGGCACGATGGCCTGATTGTCAACACTGCTTTGCCGGCGATTGCCGTAACCGTGGACCTGGCCGCCGTGCAAACAGCGGCCCAAACTCCTCCCCGGCAGGTGTCCGCTTTGGAACTTGTTTTCCGCCCCGACCCTACCGTCTGGGATGGCCGGTTTGCCAACAACGGCTGGCTGCAAGAACTGCCCAAACCCCTGACCAAGTTAACCTGGGACAACGCCGCCTTTGTCAGCCCGGCCACCGCCGAACGGCTAGGGCTGTCTCCTGAAGAGGTAGTTGAATTGATTTACAATGGCCGGACCGTGCAAGCTCCGGTGTGGGTGATGCCCGGCCAGGCCAATGAAACCGTCACCCTGCACCTGGGTTACGGCCGGGAACAAGTGGGGCGAGTGGGTAACGGTATTGGTGTAAATGCTTACGCTTTGCGCACCGCCGCTGCACCGTGGGCCGGCAGCGGCCTCCAAATTCGCGCTACCGGTCAGCAGTATCGCCTGGCCACCACGCAAATGCACTACAACATGGAAGGCCGCGACCCGGTACGTGCGGGCACGTTGGACTTATTTAAAGAAGACCCCCAATTTCCGCAGCACATGGCGCACGAGGCGCCGGAAATTTCATTAATGCCCCAATATGATTACGACAGTTACGCCTGGGGTATGGTGGTTGACCTGAACGTTTGTAACGGCTGTAATGCCTGTGTTGCGGCGTGTCAGGCTGAGAATAACATTCCGATTGTGGGCAAAGAGCAGGTTTTGGTGAGCCGGGAAATGCATTGGATCCGGGTGGACACTTATTTTGAGGGCAACCTGGACAATCCTACCCCTTACCACCAGCCGATGTTATGCCAGCACTGCGAGCAAGCGCCTTGCGAGGTGGTTTGCCCGGTGGGCGCCACAGTGCATGACCATGAAGGTTTGAATGTGATGGTTTACAACCGCTGCATTGGCACGCGCTACTGCTCCAACAACTGCCCCTACAAGGTCCGGCGCTATAACTTTCTGCAATTCTCCGACCAGGAAACCGAAACCCTGAAAATGCAACGCAATCCTGATGTGACCGTGCGGGTGCGGGGGGTGATGGAAAAATGTAGTTATTGTGTGCAGCGCATCAGCCATGCCCGCATTGAGGCCAAAAAAGAAGGCCGTCGCCTTGAGGATGGAGAGGTGGTGACGGCCTGCCAGGCCGCCTGCCCCACCCACGCCATTGTTTTTGGCGATGTCAACGATCCGAACAGCCGGGTGTCGCAATTAAAGGCCGAGCCGCATCACTACGGCGTGTTGACTGAATTGGGCACGCGCCCGCGCACCACCTACCTGGCCAAGCTAAAAAATCCCAATCCTGAGTTGGAGGGGTAG